One Pseudopipra pipra isolate bDixPip1 chromosome 26, bDixPip1.hap1, whole genome shotgun sequence DNA window includes the following coding sequences:
- the HAP1 gene encoding huntingtin-associated protein 1 isoform X2 yields the protein MEIWSSPAAYDELNGNAERGGGADPIARELEEVLCAERVVRITKTYHDIDAVTNLLDEKERDLELAARIGQSLLKQNRSLTERNELLEEQLELAKEEIAQLRHEVSMRDDLLHFYTTTTEESEPTTTTSTPLRRHESSLSLQQYFQYDTLQQKLKCLEEENQKLRMEATSIATETCQYEDQEQQLMIDCVEQFSEASQQVVHLSEELAHRAEDAARQQEEITQLLAQVADLQQKCRTYGSEVEELQQHLTAAKEVQQQLRMELRDLQEKYAECGGMLQEAQEEVKSLRSRSLPNSTVSRYSAPSLLPVDSLAAEIKGMMRKRTDSSSSDYKGYLRVFETVKAVNQAAKAKSCSESPHHMPGSKQLSAAHSGGASTPHISCSGSEGARAGGSGGARWAAPGRQDLEAAVQRLSARQQSHSSEERSFFEAERERKLWRLRDGANSSGFLTPNESIVSTGTSYSGGSELTAGSTFSLGSLTYLPDKLQIVKPLEGSVTLHHWQQLAQPNLGGILVPRPGVLTKDFRQLDIDLEEVYSLNDLEEDDVDTGSFQLLPTSTPAKAKERPRVFLSVNNLPQTPSTFTITTCHILHPTTAITTVTPSLYHAVVPSCGPFEGLSLNNPSPEQSPPTLVLGPGPPSTPVGLFRLLLGRDSHSAPGTGLWRAPSLCSQDSQHAEPQPSPVPRGQDGSPPRSSIFSWNLVEKLRRLGLDKVVARGEMSRAQGGHRGARGTLT from the exons ATGGAGATCTGGAGCAGCCCCGCCGCCTACGACGAGTTAAACGGGAACgcggagcgcggcggcggcgccgaCCCCATCGCCCGGGAGCTGGAGGAAG tcctgtgtGCTGAGCGGGTGGTCAGGATCACCAAGACCTACCACGACATCGACGCCGTCACCAACCTGCTGGATGAG AAGGAGCGGGACCTGGAGCTGGCGGCGCGCATCGGGCAGTCCCTGCTGAAGCAGAACCGGAGCCTGACTGAGCGCaatgagctgctggaggagcagctggagttGGCCAAGGAGGAG ATTGCGCAGCTGCGCCATGAGGTCTCCATGCGGGATGACCTTCTCCACTTTTACACCACCACGACAGAGGAGAGTGagcccaccaccaccacctccacaCC GCTGCGCCGGCACGagtcctcactgtccctgcagcagtACTTCCAGTACGACACCTtgcagcagaagctgaaatGCCTGGAGGAGGAGAACCAGAAGCTCCGCATGGAG GCCACCAGCATCGCCACAGAGACCTGTCAGTATGaggaccaggagcagcagctgatgaTCGACTGCGTGGAGCAGTTCT CCGAAGCGAGCCAGCAGGTCGTTCACCTGTCGGAGGAGCTGGCGCACCGGGCGGAGGACGCGGCGCGGCAGCAGGAGGAGATCACGCAGCTCCTGGCGCAGGTCGCGGACCTGCAGCAGAAGTGCCGCACG TACGGCTCCGAGGTGGaggagctccagcagcacctgacTGCGGCGAAGgaggtgcagcagcagctccggATGGAG CTGCGGGACCTGCAGGAGAAGTACGCGGAGTGCGGCGGGATGCTGCAGGAAGCGCAGGAGGAGGTGAAGAGCCTGCGGAGCCGCAGCCTGCCCAACAGCACCGTGAGCCGCTACAGCGCGCCCAGTCTGCTGCCCGTG GACTCGCTGGCCGCTGAGATCAAGGGCATGATGAGGAAGAGGACTGACAGCTCCTCCTCGGACTACAA GGGTTATCTGCGCGTCTTCGAGACGGTGAAGGCAGTGAACCAGGCAGCCAAAGCCAAGTCTTGCTCCGAGTCTCCCCACCACATGCCAGGCTCCAAGCAGTTGTCAGCCGCCCACTCTGGGGGGGCCAGCACCCCCCACATCAGCTGCTCCGGCTCGGAGGGTGCCCG GGCCGGGGGGTCCGGCGGGGCCCGCTGGGCAGCCCCGGGCCGGCAGGACCTGGAGGCGGCGGTGCAGCGGCTGTCGGCGCGGCAGCAGAGCCACTCCTCCGAGGAGCGCTCCTTCTTCGAGGCCGAGCGGGAGCGCAAGCTCTGGCGCCTGAGGGACGGGGCGAACTCCAGCGGCTTCCTCACCCCCAACGAGAGCATCGTCTCCACGGGGACCAGCTACTCAGGGGGCTCGGAGCTCACCGCCGGCTCCACCTTTTCCCTCGGCTCCCTCACATACCTGCCCGACAAACTGCAGATCGTGAAGCCACTGGAag GCTCTGTGACACTCCACCACTGGCAGCAGCTGGCACAACCCAACCTGGGCGGGATCCTGGTGCCCCGTCCCGGGGTGCTCACCAAAGACTTCAGGCAGCTGGACATCGACCTGGAGGAGGTGTACAGCCTCAATGACCTGGAGGAGGATGATGTGGACACTGGctccttccagctgctccctaCCTCAACACCCGCCAAAGCCAAGGAGCGCCCCAGGG TGTTCCTCTCTGTTAACAACCTCCCCCAGACCCCGTCTACCTTCACCATCACCACCTGCCACATCCTCCACCCCACCACTGCGATCACCACGGTGACACCCAG TCTGTATCATGCCGTCGTGCCTTCTTGTGGGCCCTTTGAGGGGCTGAGCCTCAACAACCCCTCGCCAGAGCAGTCTCCCCCCACGCTGGTGCTTGGCCCTGGACCCCCAAGCACCCCCGTAGGACTCTTCAGGCTCTTGCTGGGGCGAGATTCCCACTCGGCACCAGGGACTGGATTGTGGCGGGCCCCCTCACTCTGCTCCCAGGACTCCCAGCACGCTGAGCCCCAGCCCTCCCCTGTGCCCCGGGGGCAGGATGGATCCCCACCCAGGAGCAGCATCTTCAGCTGGAACCTGGTGGAGAAGCTGCGGCGCCTGGGGCTGGACAAGGTGGTGGCCAGAGGGGAGATGTCCCGTGcccagggagggcacagggggGCCCGGGGCACCCTGACGTGA
- the HAP1 gene encoding huntingtin-associated protein 1 isoform X3, whose amino-acid sequence MEIWSSPAAYDELNGNAERGGGADPIARELEEVLCAERVVRITKTYHDIDAVTNLLDEKERDLELAARIGQSLLKQNRSLTERNELLEEQLELAKEEIAQLRHEVSMRDDLLHFYTTTTEESEPTTTTSTPLRRHESSLSLQQYFQYDTLQQKLKCLEEENQKLRMEATSIATETCQYEDQEQQLMIDCVEQFSEASQQVVHLSEELAHRAEDAARQQEEITQLLAQVADLQQKCRTYGSEVEELQQHLTAAKEVQQQLRMELRDLQEKYAECGGMLQEAQEEVKSLRSRSLPNSTVSRYSAPSLLPVDSLAAEIKGMMRKRTDSSSSDYKGYLRVFETVKAVNQAAKAKSCSESPHHMPGSKQLSAAHSGGASTPHISCSGSEGARRAGGSGGARWAAPGRQDLEAAVQRLSARQQSHSSEERSFFEAERERKLWRLRDGANSSGFLTPNESIVSTGTSYSGGSELTAGSTFSLGSLTYLPDKLQIVKPLEGSVTLHHWQQLAQPNLGGILVPRPGVLTKDFRQLDIDLEEVYSLNDLEEDDVDTGSFQLLPTSTPAKAKERPRVCIMPSCLLVGPLRG is encoded by the exons ATGGAGATCTGGAGCAGCCCCGCCGCCTACGACGAGTTAAACGGGAACgcggagcgcggcggcggcgccgaCCCCATCGCCCGGGAGCTGGAGGAAG tcctgtgtGCTGAGCGGGTGGTCAGGATCACCAAGACCTACCACGACATCGACGCCGTCACCAACCTGCTGGATGAG AAGGAGCGGGACCTGGAGCTGGCGGCGCGCATCGGGCAGTCCCTGCTGAAGCAGAACCGGAGCCTGACTGAGCGCaatgagctgctggaggagcagctggagttGGCCAAGGAGGAG ATTGCGCAGCTGCGCCATGAGGTCTCCATGCGGGATGACCTTCTCCACTTTTACACCACCACGACAGAGGAGAGTGagcccaccaccaccacctccacaCC GCTGCGCCGGCACGagtcctcactgtccctgcagcagtACTTCCAGTACGACACCTtgcagcagaagctgaaatGCCTGGAGGAGGAGAACCAGAAGCTCCGCATGGAG GCCACCAGCATCGCCACAGAGACCTGTCAGTATGaggaccaggagcagcagctgatgaTCGACTGCGTGGAGCAGTTCT CCGAAGCGAGCCAGCAGGTCGTTCACCTGTCGGAGGAGCTGGCGCACCGGGCGGAGGACGCGGCGCGGCAGCAGGAGGAGATCACGCAGCTCCTGGCGCAGGTCGCGGACCTGCAGCAGAAGTGCCGCACG TACGGCTCCGAGGTGGaggagctccagcagcacctgacTGCGGCGAAGgaggtgcagcagcagctccggATGGAG CTGCGGGACCTGCAGGAGAAGTACGCGGAGTGCGGCGGGATGCTGCAGGAAGCGCAGGAGGAGGTGAAGAGCCTGCGGAGCCGCAGCCTGCCCAACAGCACCGTGAGCCGCTACAGCGCGCCCAGTCTGCTGCCCGTG GACTCGCTGGCCGCTGAGATCAAGGGCATGATGAGGAAGAGGACTGACAGCTCCTCCTCGGACTACAA GGGTTATCTGCGCGTCTTCGAGACGGTGAAGGCAGTGAACCAGGCAGCCAAAGCCAAGTCTTGCTCCGAGTCTCCCCACCACATGCCAGGCTCCAAGCAGTTGTCAGCCGCCCACTCTGGGGGGGCCAGCACCCCCCACATCAGCTGCTCCGGCTCGGAGGGTGCCCG CAGGGCCGGGGGGTCCGGCGGGGCCCGCTGGGCAGCCCCGGGCCGGCAGGACCTGGAGGCGGCGGTGCAGCGGCTGTCGGCGCGGCAGCAGAGCCACTCCTCCGAGGAGCGCTCCTTCTTCGAGGCCGAGCGGGAGCGCAAGCTCTGGCGCCTGAGGGACGGGGCGAACTCCAGCGGCTTCCTCACCCCCAACGAGAGCATCGTCTCCACGGGGACCAGCTACTCAGGGGGCTCGGAGCTCACCGCCGGCTCCACCTTTTCCCTCGGCTCCCTCACATACCTGCCCGACAAACTGCAGATCGTGAAGCCACTGGAag GCTCTGTGACACTCCACCACTGGCAGCAGCTGGCACAACCCAACCTGGGCGGGATCCTGGTGCCCCGTCCCGGGGTGCTCACCAAAGACTTCAGGCAGCTGGACATCGACCTGGAGGAGGTGTACAGCCTCAATGACCTGGAGGAGGATGATGTGGACACTGGctccttccagctgctccctaCCTCAACACCCGCCAAAGCCAAGGAGCGCCCCAGGG TCTGTATCATGCCGTCGTGCCTTCTTGTGGGCCCTTTGAGGGGCTGA
- the HAP1 gene encoding huntingtin-associated protein 1 isoform X1, translating into MCPDPPLSMSWDQRWDTEPNCTSPPGLSRVVAVSAPTGSPVLGCPRETVCPRWLVGVWGVGTPEQPLTPPVAPAPLPPGPAPARSRPQPQPRPRRRGTRRAGASGRSDPINRGGRECSGSARRGWARLGGLGTMEIWSSPAAYDELNGNAERGGGADPIARELEEVLCAERVVRITKTYHDIDAVTNLLDEKERDLELAARIGQSLLKQNRSLTERNELLEEQLELAKEEIAQLRHEVSMRDDLLHFYTTTTEESEPTTTTSTPLRRHESSLSLQQYFQYDTLQQKLKCLEEENQKLRMEATSIATETCQYEDQEQQLMIDCVEQFSEASQQVVHLSEELAHRAEDAARQQEEITQLLAQVADLQQKCRTYGSEVEELQQHLTAAKEVQQQLRMELRDLQEKYAECGGMLQEAQEEVKSLRSRSLPNSTVSRYSAPSLLPVDSLAAEIKGMMRKRTDSSSSDYKGYLRVFETVKAVNQAAKAKSCSESPHHMPGSKQLSAAHSGGASTPHISCSGSEGARRAGGSGGARWAAPGRQDLEAAVQRLSARQQSHSSEERSFFEAERERKLWRLRDGANSSGFLTPNESIVSTGTSYSGGSELTAGSTFSLGSLTYLPDKLQIVKPLEGSVTLHHWQQLAQPNLGGILVPRPGVLTKDFRQLDIDLEEVYSLNDLEEDDVDTGSFQLLPTSTPAKAKERPRVFLSVNNLPQTPSTFTITTCHILHPTTAITTVTPSLYHAVVPSCGPFEGLSLNNPSPEQSPPTLVLGPGPPSTPVGLFRLLLGRDSHSAPGTGLWRAPSLCSQDSQHAEPQPSPVPRGQDGSPPRSSIFSWNLVEKLRRLGLDKVVARGEMSRAQGGHRGARGTLT; encoded by the exons ATGTGTCCAGACCCCCCCCTGTCCATGAGCTGGGACCAGAGGTGGGACACAGAGCCCAACTGCACCAGCCCCCCGGGGCTGAGCAGGGTTGTCGCGGTGAGTGCCCCAACGGGGAGCCCGGTCTTGGGATGTCCGAGAGAGACCGTGTGCCCGAGGTGGCTCGTGGGTGTGTGGGGAGTGGGCACTCCCGAGCAGCCTCTGACACCCCCCGtcgcccccgccccgctcccgcccggccccgcccccgcccggtcccggccccagccccagccccggccccgccgccggggGACGCGCCGGGCAGGTGCGAGCGGACGGAGCGACCCTATAAATAGGGGAGGGAGAGAGTGCAGCGGCTCCGCTCGGCGCGGCTGGGCACGGCTGGGTGGGCTCGGCACGATGGAGATCTGGAGCAGCCCCGCCGCCTACGACGAGTTAAACGGGAACgcggagcgcggcggcggcgccgaCCCCATCGCCCGGGAGCTGGAGGAAG tcctgtgtGCTGAGCGGGTGGTCAGGATCACCAAGACCTACCACGACATCGACGCCGTCACCAACCTGCTGGATGAG AAGGAGCGGGACCTGGAGCTGGCGGCGCGCATCGGGCAGTCCCTGCTGAAGCAGAACCGGAGCCTGACTGAGCGCaatgagctgctggaggagcagctggagttGGCCAAGGAGGAG ATTGCGCAGCTGCGCCATGAGGTCTCCATGCGGGATGACCTTCTCCACTTTTACACCACCACGACAGAGGAGAGTGagcccaccaccaccacctccacaCC GCTGCGCCGGCACGagtcctcactgtccctgcagcagtACTTCCAGTACGACACCTtgcagcagaagctgaaatGCCTGGAGGAGGAGAACCAGAAGCTCCGCATGGAG GCCACCAGCATCGCCACAGAGACCTGTCAGTATGaggaccaggagcagcagctgatgaTCGACTGCGTGGAGCAGTTCT CCGAAGCGAGCCAGCAGGTCGTTCACCTGTCGGAGGAGCTGGCGCACCGGGCGGAGGACGCGGCGCGGCAGCAGGAGGAGATCACGCAGCTCCTGGCGCAGGTCGCGGACCTGCAGCAGAAGTGCCGCACG TACGGCTCCGAGGTGGaggagctccagcagcacctgacTGCGGCGAAGgaggtgcagcagcagctccggATGGAG CTGCGGGACCTGCAGGAGAAGTACGCGGAGTGCGGCGGGATGCTGCAGGAAGCGCAGGAGGAGGTGAAGAGCCTGCGGAGCCGCAGCCTGCCCAACAGCACCGTGAGCCGCTACAGCGCGCCCAGTCTGCTGCCCGTG GACTCGCTGGCCGCTGAGATCAAGGGCATGATGAGGAAGAGGACTGACAGCTCCTCCTCGGACTACAA GGGTTATCTGCGCGTCTTCGAGACGGTGAAGGCAGTGAACCAGGCAGCCAAAGCCAAGTCTTGCTCCGAGTCTCCCCACCACATGCCAGGCTCCAAGCAGTTGTCAGCCGCCCACTCTGGGGGGGCCAGCACCCCCCACATCAGCTGCTCCGGCTCGGAGGGTGCCCG CAGGGCCGGGGGGTCCGGCGGGGCCCGCTGGGCAGCCCCGGGCCGGCAGGACCTGGAGGCGGCGGTGCAGCGGCTGTCGGCGCGGCAGCAGAGCCACTCCTCCGAGGAGCGCTCCTTCTTCGAGGCCGAGCGGGAGCGCAAGCTCTGGCGCCTGAGGGACGGGGCGAACTCCAGCGGCTTCCTCACCCCCAACGAGAGCATCGTCTCCACGGGGACCAGCTACTCAGGGGGCTCGGAGCTCACCGCCGGCTCCACCTTTTCCCTCGGCTCCCTCACATACCTGCCCGACAAACTGCAGATCGTGAAGCCACTGGAag GCTCTGTGACACTCCACCACTGGCAGCAGCTGGCACAACCCAACCTGGGCGGGATCCTGGTGCCCCGTCCCGGGGTGCTCACCAAAGACTTCAGGCAGCTGGACATCGACCTGGAGGAGGTGTACAGCCTCAATGACCTGGAGGAGGATGATGTGGACACTGGctccttccagctgctccctaCCTCAACACCCGCCAAAGCCAAGGAGCGCCCCAGGG TGTTCCTCTCTGTTAACAACCTCCCCCAGACCCCGTCTACCTTCACCATCACCACCTGCCACATCCTCCACCCCACCACTGCGATCACCACGGTGACACCCAG TCTGTATCATGCCGTCGTGCCTTCTTGTGGGCCCTTTGAGGGGCTGAGCCTCAACAACCCCTCGCCAGAGCAGTCTCCCCCCACGCTGGTGCTTGGCCCTGGACCCCCAAGCACCCCCGTAGGACTCTTCAGGCTCTTGCTGGGGCGAGATTCCCACTCGGCACCAGGGACTGGATTGTGGCGGGCCCCCTCACTCTGCTCCCAGGACTCCCAGCACGCTGAGCCCCAGCCCTCCCCTGTGCCCCGGGGGCAGGATGGATCCCCACCCAGGAGCAGCATCTTCAGCTGGAACCTGGTGGAGAAGCTGCGGCGCCTGGGGCTGGACAAGGTGGTGGCCAGAGGGGAGATGTCCCGTGcccagggagggcacagggggGCCCGGGGCACCCTGACGTGA